Below is a window of Streptomyces sp. ITFR-16 DNA.
GCTCGCCGAGCACGGCGTCATCGCGGCCATCGGCCACACCGACGCCACGTACGAGCAGACCGTCGAGGCCATCGACGCGGGCGCCACCGTCGCCACGCACCTCTACAACGCGATGCCCGCGCTCGGCCACCGCGCGCCCGGCCCGATCGCCGCCCTCCTGGAGGACGAGCGGATCACGGTCGAGCTGATCAACGACGGTACGCATCTGCACCCCGCCGCACTCGAACTCGCCTACCACCACGCCGGCGCCCACCGCGTCGCGCTGATCACCGACGCCATGGACGCGGCCGGCTTCGGCGACGGCCGCTACCAGCTCGGCCCGCTCGCCGTGGACGTCGAGGACGGCGTCGCCCGGCTCGTCGAGGGCGGCTCCATCGCCGGCTCCACGCTCACCCTGGACACCGCCTTCCACCGGGCCGTGACCATCGACCGCATCCCGGTCGACGACGTGGTGCAGTCCATCTCCGCCAACCCCGCCCGGCTCCTCGGCGTCTACGACAAGGTCGGCTCGCTGGAGCCCGGCAAGGACGCCGACCTGGTCGTCCTGGACGACGACTTCACCCTCAAGGGAGTCATGCGCAAGGGCGAGTGGATCATTCGGCCGCAGAACGCCCGATAACCACCCGTGCCGGGGCAGGTTGCCTACGTAACGAAGAGACGGCGGTTGGCCCCGAGGTCTGGGCCGACCGCCCCCTCTTTGGCATGATCGCCAGGGAAACAGGCAGGGAAAGCGCGTTCTGGCACGGGGTCCGCGCTCAGCACGGATCGAAGGAGCGGCCGAGGTGATCCTCACGGTCACGCTGAACACGGCACTCGACCTGACCTACGGGGTCCCCGCACTCGTCCCGCACTCCAGCCACCGTGTCACCGACCTCTCCGAGCGCCCCGGCGGCAAGGGCGTCAACGTCGCCCGGGTCCTCACCGCCCTCGGCCACGAGAGCGTCGTCACCGGCTTCGCCGGAGGCGCCACCGGAGCCGTCCTGCGCGAGCTGCTCGCCGCGCTCCCCGCGCCCGTCACCGACGCGCTCGTCCCGGTCGCCGGCGACACCCGCCGCACCCTGGCCGTCGTCGACCGCGCCACCGGCGACACCACCCAGTTCAACGAGCCCGGACCGCAGGTCACCGCCGCCGAATGGACCGCGTTCCTCCGCTCGTACGGAGAACTGCTCACCTCGGCCGACGCGGTCGCCCTGTGCGGCAGCCTGCCGCCCGGCATCCACGTCGGCGCCTACGCGGAACTGGTCCGGCTGGCCCGCACCGCCGGCGTCCCGGTCCTCCTGGACACCAGCGGCGAACCGCTGCGCCGGGGCATCGCCGCCCGCCCCGACCTCATCAAGCCGAACGCCGACGAGCTCGCCCAGCTCACCGGCTCCCGCGAACCGCTGCGCGCCACCCGTGACGCCCGGCGCCGGGGCGCCCACGCGGTCATCGCGTCCCTGGGCCCGGACGGCATGCTGGCGGTGACCCCGGACGGGGTCTGGCAGGCCGCGCCGCCCGCGCCCGTGAAGGGCAACCCGACCGGAGCGGGCGACTCCGCGGTGGCCGGACTGCTGTCCGGCCTCGTCGAGGGCCTGAGCTGGCCGGACCGGCTGCGAAGGGCGGTGGCACTGTCGACGGCGACCGTGCTGGCCCCCACCGCCGGTGACTTCGACCGCGCGGCCTACGAGGAGCTGCTGCCGCGCGTCGCCATCGAGGAACACGCACCAGGCGCGGCCTGAGCGCCGCGCACCCGCACCGGGACCGCCCGCCGGACCCGGGGAAAACATCAGAGGTCAGCATGCCGCTCGTCAGCACCGGTGAACTCGTCTCCGCCGCCCAGGCGCAGGGACGCGGGATCGCCGCCTTCAACGTCATCACGCTGGAACACGCGGAGGCCATCGCCACCGGCGCGGAGCGTGCCGGGGCCCCCGCCATCCTCCAGATCTCGGAGAACGCCGTGAAGTTCCACGGCGGCCGGCTCTCCGCCGTCGCCGCCGCGGCCGCCGCCGTCGCCCGGACCTCCGGCGCCCCGCTCGCCCTGCACCTCGACCACGTCGAGTCCGTGGACCTGCTGCACCAGGCGCACGACGAGGGCTTCGGCTCGGTGATGTTCGACGCCTCCAAGCTGAGCTACGAGGAGAACGTCCGGGCCACCGCCGAGGCGGTCGCCTGGGGCCATGAGCGCGGCATATGGATCGAGGCCGAGCTCGGCAAGGTCGGCGGCAAGGAGGGCGAGGCCCCGCTCGACGCCCACGCCCCCGGCGTCCGCACCGACCCGGCCGAGGCCGCCGCGTACGTCGCCGCCACCGGCGTCGACGCGCTGGCCGTCGCGGTCGGCTCCTCGCACGCCATGACCGAGCGCACCGCCGCCCTGGACCACGCCCTGATCGGCCGGCTGCGCGACGCCGTGCCCGTGCCGCTGGTGCTGCACGGCTCCAGCGGCGTCCCGGACGAGGAGATCCGCCAGGCGGTCGCCACCTCCGGCATGGTCAAGATCAATGTGGGCACGGCCCTGAACACCGCGTTCACCGGAGCCGTCCGCTCCTACCTCGCCGAGCACACCACCGGCGTGGACCCCCGCAAGTACATCGCCCCGGGCCGCGAGGCCATGGCCGCGACGGTGGCCGGCTTCCTCGCCCTGATGGGCTGAGGGACGAGCGACAACGGACCGGCCCCCTCGCCCGGAGGCGAGGGGGCCGGATCTCGTGCGTGCGGGCCTGGCGGGTCAGCGGGTCTGGTGACCGGCCTTCAGCGACAGCTGGTCCAGGTTGGCATCGCACTGATCTCCCTCGTTGCAGGAGATCATCAGCGTGTTCGGACCCTTGGTCAGGTTGACGTAGGCGTACGTCGTCGTCCAGCCCTTCTCCAGATCGCCCTCGGGGGCGTTGGCGAAGTTCTTCATGTTGATGTCGCGGGGGTCCTCGGAGTTGACCGTCAGGGACGTCTTGGCGTCCTTGCCCGGCACGCCGTAGGTCACGAACAGCGTGTACTCGCCGGCCTCCGGCACCTCGACCGACCAGGTCGCGGACCGGCCCACCTCGTTGAGGTTGATGTACTGGCCGCTGGCGCTCTTGGCACCCTTGACGCTGTTGTCGAGCTGGGCCGTGCCGCCGAGCTTCAGCGACGCGGCGTCCTGCTTCGGCAGCTCCGCGGGGGCCGACGGGCTCGCGGACTCCTGCGGCTTCGGGGACTCCTCGACCTGGTCGCCGGGGCCGGCCGAGGACGTCGCCTCGTCCTTCTTCTTGTCCTTGTCGCCGTCGCCGGTGAGCAGCGCGACACCGATGCCGATGAGCACCACCGCGACCACGGCGAGCGCCGCGATCAGCAGACCCTTGGTGTTCGGACCGCCCTTGCCGGGACCGCCTGCGCCGCCGCGGCCGCCCTGGTGGGGCACCTGCGCGGTCGCGGCGCCGCCGGGGTAGGTCTCCGGGGCGGCGTACTGCGCGTTCGGCTGGCCGTACGGGCCGTTCGGCGCCTGGGGCGGGTAGCCGTACCCCTGGTGCGGCACCTGCTGCCCGTACTGGCGCTCGCCGACGGTCCGCACCTGGTTGTACGAGGTGCGGGGCACACCCGGCTGCGCGGCGGGGCCGGGGTAGCCGTAGCCGCCCTGTCCCGGCGGCTGTGCACCGGCCGCCTGCCCGTCCTCGTAGAGGTAGCCGAACGGATCGTCGTCCTCGGGTGTGCTCGCGCCGTTGTTCCCGGCCATCCCTGGGTCACTCCTCACCATGTCGCCAGCCGTCGCCGAATATCGCCAGCCGTCGCCGACCGGCCGAGCCTACCCCGAACGGACCACGCCAAGAATTGCCGGAGGCGCGGCGGGAACCGGGGCGGGGTAGGGGGACGACGCGCCGGAGAACGTCAGCCGGCCCTGCGGTGAACCTTGGAACGGGACCGCTTCTCGATGTACATCCGCTGGTCGGCGGAGCGCAGCACCTCTTCCGCCGTCATCCCGCAGGCGGCCCAGCCGATGCCGAAGCTCGCCCCGACCCGCACCGCCCGGCCGTCGAACCGAATGGGCGGAATGATGGCGTTACGCAGGCGTACGGCCAGGTCCGCGGCGTCCGC
It encodes the following:
- the nagA gene encoding N-acetylglucosamine-6-phosphate deacetylase gives rise to the protein MAGRADSTVLAGARVVLPTGTVEDGRVIVEGTRIAGSRAEGAETVDLSGHWIVPGFVDMHNHGGGGASFTSGTVDEVLTGVRTHREHGTTTLVASTVTGEMDFLAERAGILSELVEQGDLAGIHFEGPFISPCRKGAHSEALLRDPDPAEVRKLMDAARGTAKMFTLATELPGGIESVRLLAEHGVIAAIGHTDATYEQTVEAIDAGATVATHLYNAMPALGHRAPGPIAALLEDERITVELINDGTHLHPAALELAYHHAGAHRVALITDAMDAAGFGDGRYQLGPLAVDVEDGVARLVEGGSIAGSTLTLDTAFHRAVTIDRIPVDDVVQSISANPARLLGVYDKVGSLEPGKDADLVVLDDDFTLKGVMRKGEWIIRPQNAR
- a CDS encoding 1-phosphofructokinase family hexose kinase yields the protein MILTVTLNTALDLTYGVPALVPHSSHRVTDLSERPGGKGVNVARVLTALGHESVVTGFAGGATGAVLRELLAALPAPVTDALVPVAGDTRRTLAVVDRATGDTTQFNEPGPQVTAAEWTAFLRSYGELLTSADAVALCGSLPPGIHVGAYAELVRLARTAGVPVLLDTSGEPLRRGIAARPDLIKPNADELAQLTGSREPLRATRDARRRGAHAVIASLGPDGMLAVTPDGVWQAAPPAPVKGNPTGAGDSAVAGLLSGLVEGLSWPDRLRRAVALSTATVLAPTAGDFDRAAYEELLPRVAIEEHAPGAA
- a CDS encoding class II fructose-bisphosphate aldolase, producing the protein MPLVSTGELVSAAQAQGRGIAAFNVITLEHAEAIATGAERAGAPAILQISENAVKFHGGRLSAVAAAAAAVARTSGAPLALHLDHVESVDLLHQAHDEGFGSVMFDASKLSYEENVRATAEAVAWGHERGIWIEAELGKVGGKEGEAPLDAHAPGVRTDPAEAAAYVAATGVDALAVAVGSSHAMTERTAALDHALIGRLRDAVPVPLVLHGSSGVPDEEIRQAVATSGMVKINVGTALNTAFTGAVRSYLAEHTTGVDPRKYIAPGREAMAATVAGFLALMG
- a CDS encoding carbohydrate-binding protein produces the protein MAGNNGASTPEDDDPFGYLYEDGQAAGAQPPGQGGYGYPGPAAQPGVPRTSYNQVRTVGERQYGQQVPHQGYGYPPQAPNGPYGQPNAQYAAPETYPGGAATAQVPHQGGRGGAGGPGKGGPNTKGLLIAALAVVAVVLIGIGVALLTGDGDKDKKKDEATSSAGPGDQVEESPKPQESASPSAPAELPKQDAASLKLGGTAQLDNSVKGAKSASGQYINLNEVGRSATWSVEVPEAGEYTLFVTYGVPGKDAKTSLTVNSEDPRDINMKNFANAPEGDLEKGWTTTYAYVNLTKGPNTLMISCNEGDQCDANLDQLSLKAGHQTR